A single region of the Prevotella sp. HUN102 genome encodes:
- the radA gene encoding DNA repair protein RadA, giving the protein MAKDKIAYVCDNCGQESSKWIGKCPSCGQWNTFKEFRIASEVSSGAIRNTAQNLMNTNGGIAKLNIPQPLNKISSKEEVRIDMKDAELNRVLGGGLVPGSIVLVGGEPGIGKSTLTLQTILNLDKNVLYVSGEESPQQIKMRAERITHNIPDSIQILSETSLEKIFEHIKNVKPELLIVDSIQTVATETVTSSAGSVTQIRECAAALLQLAKTSGIPVILIGHINKEGTIAGPKVLEHIVDTVIQFEGDQHYMYRILRSIKNRFGSTSELGIYEMQQTGLREVNNPSELLITDAHKDLSGVAISSAIEGVRPFLVETQALVSSAAYGTPQRSATGFDQRRLNMLLAVLEKRVGFKLMQKDVFLNIAGGLRITDMAMDLSVISAVLSSNVDTPIEAGWCMCGEVGLSGEVRPVNRIEQRIAESEKLGFEHIIIPRNNSQGLKGRFQINVHPVSKVEEALRLLFG; this is encoded by the coding sequence ATGGCAAAGGATAAGATAGCATACGTCTGCGACAACTGTGGGCAGGAAAGTTCTAAATGGATAGGCAAATGTCCGAGTTGTGGGCAATGGAACACTTTCAAGGAATTCAGAATTGCCTCAGAAGTAAGTTCCGGAGCAATAAGAAATACTGCTCAGAACTTGATGAATACCAATGGAGGAATAGCCAAACTGAACATACCTCAGCCTCTGAATAAGATTTCTTCCAAAGAAGAAGTTCGCATTGATATGAAGGATGCAGAGCTGAACAGAGTGCTGGGCGGAGGTCTGGTGCCGGGTAGTATCGTGCTTGTTGGAGGAGAACCCGGTATAGGGAAGAGTACTTTGACCCTGCAAACAATCCTGAATCTGGACAAGAATGTCTTATATGTGAGTGGAGAGGAAAGCCCACAGCAAATAAAAATGCGTGCCGAACGCATCACGCATAACATTCCTGATTCGATTCAGATATTGTCAGAAACCTCTCTTGAAAAGATATTCGAGCATATAAAGAATGTCAAGCCAGAACTGTTAATCGTTGATTCTATTCAAACGGTTGCAACAGAAACTGTTACGAGTAGTGCCGGAAGCGTTACTCAAATACGCGAATGTGCAGCTGCTTTGTTGCAATTAGCCAAAACAAGCGGCATACCGGTTATTCTTATCGGACACATCAATAAGGAGGGGACGATTGCCGGACCGAAGGTTTTGGAGCATATTGTAGATACTGTCATCCAATTTGAGGGAGACCAGCATTATATGTATCGAATCCTAAGAAGCATAAAGAATCGTTTTGGTTCTACTTCCGAACTGGGAATCTACGAAATGCAACAGACAGGTCTTCGCGAAGTAAACAATCCTTCCGAGTTGCTCATCACGGATGCGCACAAGGACTTATCGGGTGTTGCTATATCAAGTGCCATTGAAGGCGTGCGTCCTTTCTTGGTTGAGACACAGGCATTGGTTTCTTCGGCTGCATACGGAACTCCACAGCGTTCAGCTACAGGCTTCGATCAGCGCAGACTGAATATGCTTCTCGCCGTATTGGAGAAGCGGGTGGGCTTTAAACTTATGCAGAAGGATGTTTTTCTGAACATTGCCGGTGGATTGAGAATCACGGATATGGCTATGGATTTAAGCGTAATATCTGCCGTTCTTTCCTCAAACGTTGATACACCAATCGAAGCAGGTTGGTGTATGTGCGGCGAAGTTGGGCTGAGTGGCGAAGTCCGTCCGGTAAATAGGATTGAACAGCGAATTGCTGAGTCCGAAAAACTGGGCTTTGAACACATAATTATTCCTCGGAACAATAGTCAAGGACTTAAAGGAAGATTTCAAATCAATGTTCATCCTGTGTCAAAAGTGGAGGAAGCGTTGAGATTATTGTTCGGATAA
- a CDS encoding ABC transporter substrate-binding protein: protein MKRLNYLLISALLVLIGCSPSEEKQKQDNAEQAKKEKLAYEKAFKVAVMPTMDCLPIYLLKDSILFDSTKIDIRLKQYNAQMDCDTAIINGRVQASVTDLFRAERLKRRYHTPITYLTETNAKWQLIANKKSKLTKLSDLSDKMIAMTRFSVTDYLTNKVVKDGKLKFQAYKVQINDVLVRLKMLENDELDALWFTEPQAAQARVWGNNVLYDSKEDAFIPGAIVFVGAPSITEQQEFQNAYNKAADLINKNGVQYYSALIMKYMKVGETVVKSLPKLEYKKAIQPRPADLNKARSN from the coding sequence ATGAAAAGATTAAATTATTTGCTGATTTCAGCCCTTTTGGTTCTTATCGGCTGTTCTCCTTCCGAAGAAAAGCAGAAGCAAGATAATGCCGAACAGGCTAAAAAGGAAAAACTTGCTTACGAAAAGGCTTTCAAAGTGGCAGTTATGCCCACTATGGATTGCCTTCCCATATATTTATTGAAAGACAGTATTCTGTTCGATTCAACAAAGATAGATATTCGTCTGAAGCAATACAACGCACAGATGGACTGCGATACGGCTATTATCAATGGCAGAGTGCAAGCCTCCGTTACGGACCTGTTTCGGGCCGAACGTCTGAAAAGACGCTACCACACACCAATTACGTATCTCACGGAGACGAATGCGAAATGGCAACTCATAGCCAACAAGAAATCAAAACTTACAAAACTCTCGGATCTTAGCGACAAGATGATTGCAATGACGAGGTTTTCAGTTACCGACTACCTGACAAATAAAGTGGTAAAAGATGGAAAACTCAAGTTTCAGGCCTACAAAGTTCAAATAAACGACGTGTTGGTTCGTCTGAAGATGCTGGAAAACGACGAACTGGACGCATTATGGTTTACCGAACCACAAGCAGCACAGGCAAGAGTATGGGGCAATAATGTACTATACGATTCAAAAGAAGACGCATTCATACCGGGAGCAATCGTCTTTGTCGGCGCACCATCCATTACCGAACAACAGGAATTTCAGAACGCTTACAACAAGGCGGCAGACCTCATTAATAAAAATGGAGTTCAATACTATTCTGCCTTGATAATGAAGTATATGAAAGTGGGCGAAACCGTCGTGAAATCATTGCCTAAACTGGAATACAAGAAAGCGATACAACCACGGCCTGCCGACCTCAACAAGGCTCGTTCTAATTAA